The following proteins come from a genomic window of Gossypium raimondii isolate GPD5lz chromosome 5, ASM2569854v1, whole genome shotgun sequence:
- the LOC105768617 gene encoding probable galactinol--sucrose galactosyltransferase 1 isoform X1, with protein sequence MTVGAGISLSDGRLTVFGNCVLHDVHENVVITPTSGPGDAMINGAFIGVKSDHKGSRRVFPIGKLQVLDLIGRELRFMCVFRHNFWWMTQWMGTCGKDIPFETQFLVVEVCDGTHIEDGDKAEDQHNSAVYAVFLPILEGDFRAVLQGNEQNEIEICLESGDPDIDQFKGSHLVFVAAGSDPYDVITNSLKTVEKHLQTFSHREKKKMPDILNWFGWCTWDAFYTNVSAEGLKQGLESLEKGGTPPKFVIIDDGWQTVGMDPTGIEYRSDCTANFANRLIHIKENHKFQKNGKGHRADDTAMGLGYVISEMKDRYALKYVYVWHAITGYWGGVKPGITEMEHYEPKLVYPVSSPGVPSNDYSDVLQSITINGVGLVKPEKAFEFYNDLHSYLASAGIDGVKVDVQSILETLGAGHGGRVKLTRKYHQALEASISSNFHDNAIIACMSHNTDTLYSAKSTAVMRASDDFFPRDQASHTIHIASVAYNTIFIGEFMQPDWDMFHSLHPMAEYHGAARAVGGCAIYVSDKPGQHDFNLLKKLVLPDSSVLRAKYPGRPTRDCLFSDPVRDGKSLLKIWNLNDFTGVIGVFNCQGAGWCEVTKKMVNHDEQPGTITSIIRASDVEYLFQVAEDGWIGDSIFYSHLGGEVTYLPRNAFMSITLRPREYEVFTIVPVMALSSGSKFAPIGLTKMFNSGGAIKGLKYETENPVATVIMKVRGCGPFGAYSSTKLQRITVDSEEVEFEYEGESGLVTFALKVPEEEQYLWNIVIEL encoded by the exons ATGACTGTTGGGGCTGGGATATCTTTGAGTGATGGGAGGTTGACTGTGTTTGGGAACTGTGTGTTGCATGATGTTCATGAAAATGTAGTGATAACACCAACATCAGGCCCTGGGGATGCAATGATCAATGGAGCTTTCATTGGAGTTAAATCAGACCATAAGGGAAGCAGAAGAGTTTTTCCTATAGGAAAGCTTCA AGTTTTGGATCTCATTGGCAGGGAATTGAGGTTCATGTGTGTTTTTAGACATAATTTCTGGTGGATGACTCAATGGATGGGAACATGTGGAAAAGATATCCCCTTTGAAACCCAATTCTTAGTTGTTGAAGTATGTGATGGAACTCATATTGAAGATGGAGATAAAGCTGAAGATCAACATAATTCAGCAGTGTATGCAGTTTTTTTGCCAATACTTGAAGGTGATTTCAGGGCTGTTCTTCAAGGGAATGAACAAAATGAGATTGAGATCTGCTTGGAAAGTG GAGATCCTGATATTGATCAATTTAAAGGCAGTCATTTGGTTTTTGTAGCAGCTGGATCAGACCCTTATGATGTTATCACCAACTCATTGAA GACTGTGGAGAAACATCTGCAAACCTTTTCTCACCGAGAGAAAAAGAAG ATGCCAGATATTTTGAACTGGTTTGGCTGGTGTACATGGGATGCTTTTTATACTAATGTCTCTGCTGAGGGCCTGAAGCAAGGATTAGAGAG CTTGGAGAAAGGTGGAACTCCTCCTAAGTTTGTCATCATCGATGATGGATGGCAAACCGTCGGTATGGATCCGACCGGCATCGAATATAGATCTGATTGTACAGCAAA CTTTGCTAACAGGTTAATACATATCAAAGAgaatcataaatttcaaaaaaatggcaAAGGTCACAGAGCAGATGATACAGCAATGGGACTTGGCTATGTTATTAGTGAAATGAAAGATAGATATgctttgaaatatgtttatgtaTGGCATGCAATAACAGGATACTGGGGAGGAGTTAAACCTGGAATTACTGAAATGGAACACTATGAACCAAAGTTAGTATATCCTGTTTCATCACCAGGGGTTCCGTCAAACGATTATTCCGATGTTTTGCAGTCCATTACTATCAATGGTGTTGGTTTAGTGAAACCAGAGAAAGCTTTTGAGTTCTATAATGATCTTCATTCATATTTGGCATCTGCTGGTATTGATGGTGTTAAAGTTGATGTTCAAAGCATTCTTGAAACTCTTGGAGCTGGCCATGGTGGAAGAGTAAAACTCACTAGAAAATACCATCAGGCATTAGAGGCTTCAATATCTAGCAATTTCCATGACAATGCAATTATTGCTTGTATGAGTCACAACACTGATACTTTATATAG TGCAAAGAGCACAGCTGTTATGAGAGCTTCAGATGATTTCTTCCCTAGAGATCAAGCTTCTCATACGATTCATATTGCATCGGTCGCTTATAATACCATTTTTATCGGGGAGTTTATGCAACCAGATTGGGACATGTTTCAT AGCTTACATCCAATGGCTGAATACCACGGAGCTGCTCGTGCTGTAGGAGGATGTGCAATATATGTCAGCGACAAACCTGGACAACATGATTTCAACCTGTTGAAGAAGCTTGTACTTCCCGACAGTTCAGTTTTGAGGGCGAAATATCCAGGAAGACCAACTAGAGATTGCTTATTTTCTGATCCAGTCAGAGATGGCAAAAG TCTTTTGAAAATATGGAATCTAAATGATTTTACCGGAGTTATCGGGGTATTCAATTGCCAAGGAGCTGGTTGGTGTGAGGTTACGAAAAAGATGGTTAACCATGATGAACAACCTGGTACTATCACAAGCATTATAAGAGCTAGTGATGTTGAGTATCTGTTTCAAGTAGCTGAGGATGGTTGGATTGGAGATAGTATCTTTTATTCACATCTTGGTG GTGAGGTTACTTATCTCCCAAGAAATGCGTTTATGTCGATTACGTTAAGGCCCCGGGAATACGAAGTTTTTACCATTGTTCCCGTTATGGCATTGTCTAGTGGGTCTAAATTTGCTCCTATAGGCCTAACCAAGATGTTCAATTCAGGAGGGGCTATCAAGGGATTGAAATATGAAACTGAGAATCCTGTTGCAACTGTTATCATGAAAGTTCGAGGCTGCGGTCCATTCGGAGCATATTCATCAACTAAACTGCAAAGGATAACAGTTGATTCGGAGGAAGTGGAGTTCGAATATGAAGGCGAATCCGGTTTGGTTACTTTTGCACTGAAAGTCCCAGAGGAAGAGCAGTACCTCTGGAACATTGTCATTGAGCTATAA
- the LOC105768617 gene encoding probable galactinol--sucrose galactosyltransferase 1 isoform X2 — translation MTVGAGISLSDGRLTVFGNCVLHDVHENVVITPTSGPGDAMINGAFIGVKSDHKGSRRVFPIGKLQELRFMCVFRHNFWWMTQWMGTCGKDIPFETQFLVVEVCDGTHIEDGDKAEDQHNSAVYAVFLPILEGDFRAVLQGNEQNEIEICLESGDPDIDQFKGSHLVFVAAGSDPYDVITNSLKTVEKHLQTFSHREKKKMPDILNWFGWCTWDAFYTNVSAEGLKQGLESLEKGGTPPKFVIIDDGWQTVGMDPTGIEYRSDCTANFANRLIHIKENHKFQKNGKGHRADDTAMGLGYVISEMKDRYALKYVYVWHAITGYWGGVKPGITEMEHYEPKLVYPVSSPGVPSNDYSDVLQSITINGVGLVKPEKAFEFYNDLHSYLASAGIDGVKVDVQSILETLGAGHGGRVKLTRKYHQALEASISSNFHDNAIIACMSHNTDTLYSAKSTAVMRASDDFFPRDQASHTIHIASVAYNTIFIGEFMQPDWDMFHSLHPMAEYHGAARAVGGCAIYVSDKPGQHDFNLLKKLVLPDSSVLRAKYPGRPTRDCLFSDPVRDGKSLLKIWNLNDFTGVIGVFNCQGAGWCEVTKKMVNHDEQPGTITSIIRASDVEYLFQVAEDGWIGDSIFYSHLGGEVTYLPRNAFMSITLRPREYEVFTIVPVMALSSGSKFAPIGLTKMFNSGGAIKGLKYETENPVATVIMKVRGCGPFGAYSSTKLQRITVDSEEVEFEYEGESGLVTFALKVPEEEQYLWNIVIEL, via the exons ATGACTGTTGGGGCTGGGATATCTTTGAGTGATGGGAGGTTGACTGTGTTTGGGAACTGTGTGTTGCATGATGTTCATGAAAATGTAGTGATAACACCAACATCAGGCCCTGGGGATGCAATGATCAATGGAGCTTTCATTGGAGTTAAATCAGACCATAAGGGAAGCAGAAGAGTTTTTCCTATAGGAAAGCTTCA GGAATTGAGGTTCATGTGTGTTTTTAGACATAATTTCTGGTGGATGACTCAATGGATGGGAACATGTGGAAAAGATATCCCCTTTGAAACCCAATTCTTAGTTGTTGAAGTATGTGATGGAACTCATATTGAAGATGGAGATAAAGCTGAAGATCAACATAATTCAGCAGTGTATGCAGTTTTTTTGCCAATACTTGAAGGTGATTTCAGGGCTGTTCTTCAAGGGAATGAACAAAATGAGATTGAGATCTGCTTGGAAAGTG GAGATCCTGATATTGATCAATTTAAAGGCAGTCATTTGGTTTTTGTAGCAGCTGGATCAGACCCTTATGATGTTATCACCAACTCATTGAA GACTGTGGAGAAACATCTGCAAACCTTTTCTCACCGAGAGAAAAAGAAG ATGCCAGATATTTTGAACTGGTTTGGCTGGTGTACATGGGATGCTTTTTATACTAATGTCTCTGCTGAGGGCCTGAAGCAAGGATTAGAGAG CTTGGAGAAAGGTGGAACTCCTCCTAAGTTTGTCATCATCGATGATGGATGGCAAACCGTCGGTATGGATCCGACCGGCATCGAATATAGATCTGATTGTACAGCAAA CTTTGCTAACAGGTTAATACATATCAAAGAgaatcataaatttcaaaaaaatggcaAAGGTCACAGAGCAGATGATACAGCAATGGGACTTGGCTATGTTATTAGTGAAATGAAAGATAGATATgctttgaaatatgtttatgtaTGGCATGCAATAACAGGATACTGGGGAGGAGTTAAACCTGGAATTACTGAAATGGAACACTATGAACCAAAGTTAGTATATCCTGTTTCATCACCAGGGGTTCCGTCAAACGATTATTCCGATGTTTTGCAGTCCATTACTATCAATGGTGTTGGTTTAGTGAAACCAGAGAAAGCTTTTGAGTTCTATAATGATCTTCATTCATATTTGGCATCTGCTGGTATTGATGGTGTTAAAGTTGATGTTCAAAGCATTCTTGAAACTCTTGGAGCTGGCCATGGTGGAAGAGTAAAACTCACTAGAAAATACCATCAGGCATTAGAGGCTTCAATATCTAGCAATTTCCATGACAATGCAATTATTGCTTGTATGAGTCACAACACTGATACTTTATATAG TGCAAAGAGCACAGCTGTTATGAGAGCTTCAGATGATTTCTTCCCTAGAGATCAAGCTTCTCATACGATTCATATTGCATCGGTCGCTTATAATACCATTTTTATCGGGGAGTTTATGCAACCAGATTGGGACATGTTTCAT AGCTTACATCCAATGGCTGAATACCACGGAGCTGCTCGTGCTGTAGGAGGATGTGCAATATATGTCAGCGACAAACCTGGACAACATGATTTCAACCTGTTGAAGAAGCTTGTACTTCCCGACAGTTCAGTTTTGAGGGCGAAATATCCAGGAAGACCAACTAGAGATTGCTTATTTTCTGATCCAGTCAGAGATGGCAAAAG TCTTTTGAAAATATGGAATCTAAATGATTTTACCGGAGTTATCGGGGTATTCAATTGCCAAGGAGCTGGTTGGTGTGAGGTTACGAAAAAGATGGTTAACCATGATGAACAACCTGGTACTATCACAAGCATTATAAGAGCTAGTGATGTTGAGTATCTGTTTCAAGTAGCTGAGGATGGTTGGATTGGAGATAGTATCTTTTATTCACATCTTGGTG GTGAGGTTACTTATCTCCCAAGAAATGCGTTTATGTCGATTACGTTAAGGCCCCGGGAATACGAAGTTTTTACCATTGTTCCCGTTATGGCATTGTCTAGTGGGTCTAAATTTGCTCCTATAGGCCTAACCAAGATGTTCAATTCAGGAGGGGCTATCAAGGGATTGAAATATGAAACTGAGAATCCTGTTGCAACTGTTATCATGAAAGTTCGAGGCTGCGGTCCATTCGGAGCATATTCATCAACTAAACTGCAAAGGATAACAGTTGATTCGGAGGAAGTGGAGTTCGAATATGAAGGCGAATCCGGTTTGGTTACTTTTGCACTGAAAGTCCCAGAGGAAGAGCAGTACCTCTGGAACATTGTCATTGAGCTATAA
- the LOC105768617 gene encoding probable galactinol--sucrose galactosyltransferase 1 isoform X3, with protein MCVFRHNFWWMTQWMGTCGKDIPFETQFLVVEVCDGTHIEDGDKAEDQHNSAVYAVFLPILEGDFRAVLQGNEQNEIEICLESGDPDIDQFKGSHLVFVAAGSDPYDVITNSLKTVEKHLQTFSHREKKKMPDILNWFGWCTWDAFYTNVSAEGLKQGLESLEKGGTPPKFVIIDDGWQTVGMDPTGIEYRSDCTANFANRLIHIKENHKFQKNGKGHRADDTAMGLGYVISEMKDRYALKYVYVWHAITGYWGGVKPGITEMEHYEPKLVYPVSSPGVPSNDYSDVLQSITINGVGLVKPEKAFEFYNDLHSYLASAGIDGVKVDVQSILETLGAGHGGRVKLTRKYHQALEASISSNFHDNAIIACMSHNTDTLYSAKSTAVMRASDDFFPRDQASHTIHIASVAYNTIFIGEFMQPDWDMFHSLHPMAEYHGAARAVGGCAIYVSDKPGQHDFNLLKKLVLPDSSVLRAKYPGRPTRDCLFSDPVRDGKSLLKIWNLNDFTGVIGVFNCQGAGWCEVTKKMVNHDEQPGTITSIIRASDVEYLFQVAEDGWIGDSIFYSHLGGEVTYLPRNAFMSITLRPREYEVFTIVPVMALSSGSKFAPIGLTKMFNSGGAIKGLKYETENPVATVIMKVRGCGPFGAYSSTKLQRITVDSEEVEFEYEGESGLVTFALKVPEEEQYLWNIVIEL; from the exons ATGTGTGTTTTTAGACATAATTTCTGGTGGATGACTCAATGGATGGGAACATGTGGAAAAGATATCCCCTTTGAAACCCAATTCTTAGTTGTTGAAGTATGTGATGGAACTCATATTGAAGATGGAGATAAAGCTGAAGATCAACATAATTCAGCAGTGTATGCAGTTTTTTTGCCAATACTTGAAGGTGATTTCAGGGCTGTTCTTCAAGGGAATGAACAAAATGAGATTGAGATCTGCTTGGAAAGTG GAGATCCTGATATTGATCAATTTAAAGGCAGTCATTTGGTTTTTGTAGCAGCTGGATCAGACCCTTATGATGTTATCACCAACTCATTGAA GACTGTGGAGAAACATCTGCAAACCTTTTCTCACCGAGAGAAAAAGAAG ATGCCAGATATTTTGAACTGGTTTGGCTGGTGTACATGGGATGCTTTTTATACTAATGTCTCTGCTGAGGGCCTGAAGCAAGGATTAGAGAG CTTGGAGAAAGGTGGAACTCCTCCTAAGTTTGTCATCATCGATGATGGATGGCAAACCGTCGGTATGGATCCGACCGGCATCGAATATAGATCTGATTGTACAGCAAA CTTTGCTAACAGGTTAATACATATCAAAGAgaatcataaatttcaaaaaaatggcaAAGGTCACAGAGCAGATGATACAGCAATGGGACTTGGCTATGTTATTAGTGAAATGAAAGATAGATATgctttgaaatatgtttatgtaTGGCATGCAATAACAGGATACTGGGGAGGAGTTAAACCTGGAATTACTGAAATGGAACACTATGAACCAAAGTTAGTATATCCTGTTTCATCACCAGGGGTTCCGTCAAACGATTATTCCGATGTTTTGCAGTCCATTACTATCAATGGTGTTGGTTTAGTGAAACCAGAGAAAGCTTTTGAGTTCTATAATGATCTTCATTCATATTTGGCATCTGCTGGTATTGATGGTGTTAAAGTTGATGTTCAAAGCATTCTTGAAACTCTTGGAGCTGGCCATGGTGGAAGAGTAAAACTCACTAGAAAATACCATCAGGCATTAGAGGCTTCAATATCTAGCAATTTCCATGACAATGCAATTATTGCTTGTATGAGTCACAACACTGATACTTTATATAG TGCAAAGAGCACAGCTGTTATGAGAGCTTCAGATGATTTCTTCCCTAGAGATCAAGCTTCTCATACGATTCATATTGCATCGGTCGCTTATAATACCATTTTTATCGGGGAGTTTATGCAACCAGATTGGGACATGTTTCAT AGCTTACATCCAATGGCTGAATACCACGGAGCTGCTCGTGCTGTAGGAGGATGTGCAATATATGTCAGCGACAAACCTGGACAACATGATTTCAACCTGTTGAAGAAGCTTGTACTTCCCGACAGTTCAGTTTTGAGGGCGAAATATCCAGGAAGACCAACTAGAGATTGCTTATTTTCTGATCCAGTCAGAGATGGCAAAAG TCTTTTGAAAATATGGAATCTAAATGATTTTACCGGAGTTATCGGGGTATTCAATTGCCAAGGAGCTGGTTGGTGTGAGGTTACGAAAAAGATGGTTAACCATGATGAACAACCTGGTACTATCACAAGCATTATAAGAGCTAGTGATGTTGAGTATCTGTTTCAAGTAGCTGAGGATGGTTGGATTGGAGATAGTATCTTTTATTCACATCTTGGTG GTGAGGTTACTTATCTCCCAAGAAATGCGTTTATGTCGATTACGTTAAGGCCCCGGGAATACGAAGTTTTTACCATTGTTCCCGTTATGGCATTGTCTAGTGGGTCTAAATTTGCTCCTATAGGCCTAACCAAGATGTTCAATTCAGGAGGGGCTATCAAGGGATTGAAATATGAAACTGAGAATCCTGTTGCAACTGTTATCATGAAAGTTCGAGGCTGCGGTCCATTCGGAGCATATTCATCAACTAAACTGCAAAGGATAACAGTTGATTCGGAGGAAGTGGAGTTCGAATATGAAGGCGAATCCGGTTTGGTTACTTTTGCACTGAAAGTCCCAGAGGAAGAGCAGTACCTCTGGAACATTGTCATTGAGCTATAA
- the LOC105768620 gene encoding vacuolar cation/proton exchanger 2 isoform X1, giving the protein MDYKVQVGVQSHLEQMGPLDDRTMEDLDDECLFPSEMDAQKTQSVDPNQHISVSGSLPFNGNKMTRNGVYKSIKTVVFSNKLNLLMPFGPLAILVHKMTDSNGWVFFLSLLGITPLAERLGYATEQLAFFTGPTVGGLLNATFGNATELIISIYALKSGMKRVVQLSLLGSILSNMLLVLGCAFFCGGLAYHGKEQVFSKATAVVNSGLLLMAVMGLLFPAVLHYTHTERHAGKSELALSRFSSCVMLLAYAAYLVFQLKSQTDHYVPLGEEVNQNGENLDNNDDDEDEAPEISKWESIIWLLIMTVWISILSDYLVDTIEGASDAWDVPIAFISVILLPIIGNAAEHASAIMFAMKDKLDISLGVAIGSSTQISMFGIPFCVVIGWMMGQEMDLNFQLFETATLFITVIVVAFFLQEGTSNYFKGLMLILCYLIVAASFFVHEDPPTDDQSKQPGT; this is encoded by the exons ATGGATTACAAAGTGCAAGTCGGAGTCCAATCCCACCTTGAA CAGATGGGACCACTAGATGATAGGACAATGGAAGATCTCGATGACGAGTGCCTCTTTCCCTCTGAAATGGATGCTCAAAAGACACAATCTGTTGATCCAAATCAACATATTTCAGTTTCTGGTAGTTTGCCTTTCAATGGCAATAAAATGACAAGGAATGGTGTTTATAAAAGCATAAAGACCGTAGTTTTCTCGAATAAGCTTAACTTGCTCATGCCTTTTGGTCCTCTAGCAATCCTGGTTCATAAAATGACTGATAGTAAT GGGTGGGTCTTCTTTCTAAGCTTACTCGGTATAACACCTTTGGCTGAGCGTTTGGGTTATGCTACCGA GCAGTTGGCTTTTTTCACTGGACCTACAGTTGGTGGTCTTCTAAATGCTACATTTGGGAATGCAACTGAActgattatttcaatttatgcACTGAAAAGTGGAATGAAACGAGTTGTTCAGTTGTCATTGTTGGGCTCGATTTTGTCAAACATGCTGCTTGTTCTTGGATGTGCATTCTTTTGTGGTGGGCTTGCATATCATGGAAAGGAGCAGGTCTTTAGCAAG GCCACAGCCGTTGTCAATTCCGGACTGCTGCTGATGGCAGTCATGGGCCTACTCTTTCCAGCAGTCCTCCATTACACACACACTGAACGGCATGCTGGGAAGTCAGAGTTGGCTCTTTCAAGATTTAGCAGTTGTGTTATGCTTTTAGCTTACGCTGCCTATCTTGTTTTCCAGTTGAAAAGTCAAACAGATCACTATGTCCCCCTTGGCGAG GAAGTAAACCAGAATGGGGAGAACTTAGATaacaatgatgatgatgaagatgaagcTCCAGAGATCTCCAAATGGGAATCAATAATTTGGCTCTTAATCATGACGGTTTGGATCTCTATCCTGTCGGACTATTTGGTGGATACCATTGAG GGGGCATCTGATGCGTGGGATGTGCCGATTGCTTTTATTAGTGTTATATTGCTCCCTATAATTGGGAATGCTGCTGAGCATGCAAGCGCTATCATGTTTGCCATGAAAGATAAGCTC GACATATCCTTGGGAGTGGCCATAGGGTCATCAACTCAGATTTCTATGTTTGGG ATACCTTTTTGTGTGGTTATTGGGTGGATGATGGGGCAAGAAATGGACTTAAACTTCCAACTTTTCGAGACAGCAACTCTGTTCATTACCGTTATAGTCGTAGCCTTTTTTCTGCAG GAAGGGACGTCTAACTACTTCAAAGGACTAATGCTTATACTTTGCTATCTAATAGTCGCTGCGAGTTTCTTCGTACATGAAGATCCTCCTACAGATG ATCAAAGTAAGCAACCGGGAACGTGA
- the LOC105768620 gene encoding vacuolar cation/proton exchanger 5 isoform X2, with translation MDYKVQVGVQSHLEMGPLDDRTMEDLDDECLFPSEMDAQKTQSVDPNQHISVSGSLPFNGNKMTRNGVYKSIKTVVFSNKLNLLMPFGPLAILVHKMTDSNGWVFFLSLLGITPLAERLGYATEQLAFFTGPTVGGLLNATFGNATELIISIYALKSGMKRVVQLSLLGSILSNMLLVLGCAFFCGGLAYHGKEQVFSKATAVVNSGLLLMAVMGLLFPAVLHYTHTERHAGKSELALSRFSSCVMLLAYAAYLVFQLKSQTDHYVPLGEEVNQNGENLDNNDDDEDEAPEISKWESIIWLLIMTVWISILSDYLVDTIEGASDAWDVPIAFISVILLPIIGNAAEHASAIMFAMKDKLDISLGVAIGSSTQISMFGIPFCVVIGWMMGQEMDLNFQLFETATLFITVIVVAFFLQEGTSNYFKGLMLILCYLIVAASFFVHEDPPTDDQSKQPGT, from the exons ATGGATTACAAAGTGCAAGTCGGAGTCCAATCCCACCTTGAA ATGGGACCACTAGATGATAGGACAATGGAAGATCTCGATGACGAGTGCCTCTTTCCCTCTGAAATGGATGCTCAAAAGACACAATCTGTTGATCCAAATCAACATATTTCAGTTTCTGGTAGTTTGCCTTTCAATGGCAATAAAATGACAAGGAATGGTGTTTATAAAAGCATAAAGACCGTAGTTTTCTCGAATAAGCTTAACTTGCTCATGCCTTTTGGTCCTCTAGCAATCCTGGTTCATAAAATGACTGATAGTAAT GGGTGGGTCTTCTTTCTAAGCTTACTCGGTATAACACCTTTGGCTGAGCGTTTGGGTTATGCTACCGA GCAGTTGGCTTTTTTCACTGGACCTACAGTTGGTGGTCTTCTAAATGCTACATTTGGGAATGCAACTGAActgattatttcaatttatgcACTGAAAAGTGGAATGAAACGAGTTGTTCAGTTGTCATTGTTGGGCTCGATTTTGTCAAACATGCTGCTTGTTCTTGGATGTGCATTCTTTTGTGGTGGGCTTGCATATCATGGAAAGGAGCAGGTCTTTAGCAAG GCCACAGCCGTTGTCAATTCCGGACTGCTGCTGATGGCAGTCATGGGCCTACTCTTTCCAGCAGTCCTCCATTACACACACACTGAACGGCATGCTGGGAAGTCAGAGTTGGCTCTTTCAAGATTTAGCAGTTGTGTTATGCTTTTAGCTTACGCTGCCTATCTTGTTTTCCAGTTGAAAAGTCAAACAGATCACTATGTCCCCCTTGGCGAG GAAGTAAACCAGAATGGGGAGAACTTAGATaacaatgatgatgatgaagatgaagcTCCAGAGATCTCCAAATGGGAATCAATAATTTGGCTCTTAATCATGACGGTTTGGATCTCTATCCTGTCGGACTATTTGGTGGATACCATTGAG GGGGCATCTGATGCGTGGGATGTGCCGATTGCTTTTATTAGTGTTATATTGCTCCCTATAATTGGGAATGCTGCTGAGCATGCAAGCGCTATCATGTTTGCCATGAAAGATAAGCTC GACATATCCTTGGGAGTGGCCATAGGGTCATCAACTCAGATTTCTATGTTTGGG ATACCTTTTTGTGTGGTTATTGGGTGGATGATGGGGCAAGAAATGGACTTAAACTTCCAACTTTTCGAGACAGCAACTCTGTTCATTACCGTTATAGTCGTAGCCTTTTTTCTGCAG GAAGGGACGTCTAACTACTTCAAAGGACTAATGCTTATACTTTGCTATCTAATAGTCGCTGCGAGTTTCTTCGTACATGAAGATCCTCCTACAGATG ATCAAAGTAAGCAACCGGGAACGTGA